One stretch of Saccharomonospora xinjiangensis XJ-54 DNA includes these proteins:
- a CDS encoding NUDIX hydrolase, whose product MTTTPDAAAPVLELLDRHSPADDVERADVARVRALLDETADPWDRARPLHVTASAFVVHPGSGRVLLRWHPRQNTWLHVGGHGDPGETDPVAVALREAREETALADLRPAAGLVHVAVVPVGAAPEATAEHADLRFVLVTDRPGDIRAERPDAPLRWVTAAEARELTAEDNVRRSLRHVEDVLRGLTERLREHRKHSSQERPGIG is encoded by the coding sequence ATGACGACCACACCTGACGCCGCGGCCCCGGTACTGGAACTGCTCGATCGGCACAGCCCCGCCGACGACGTCGAACGCGCCGACGTCGCACGGGTCCGCGCGTTGCTCGACGAGACAGCCGACCCCTGGGACAGGGCGAGGCCGTTGCACGTGACGGCCTCGGCGTTCGTCGTGCATCCCGGCAGCGGGCGCGTGCTGTTGCGCTGGCACCCCCGGCAGAACACCTGGCTGCACGTCGGAGGACACGGCGACCCTGGAGAGACCGATCCCGTGGCGGTCGCGCTGCGCGAGGCACGGGAGGAGACCGCGCTGGCGGATCTGCGGCCGGCGGCCGGGCTGGTCCACGTCGCCGTGGTCCCCGTGGGGGCCGCGCCGGAGGCCACGGCCGAACACGCCGACCTCCGCTTCGTGCTCGTCACCGACCGGCCCGGCGACATCCGGGCGGAGCGGCCCGATGCACCGCTGCGCTGGGTGACCGCGGCCGAGGCGCGCGAGCTGACGGCCGAGGACAACGTGCGCCGCTCACTGCGGCACGTCGAGGACGTGCTGCGCGGCCTCACGGAGCGCCTCAGGGAGCACAGGAAGCACAGCTCACAAGAACGGCCCGGCATCGGCTGA
- a CDS encoding hemerythrin domain-containing protein: protein MAEGEKTRLIAWSRELHAVHERLREALRVTRHALDSGETAEPFTRELLLFCHGFCTALTGHHEGEDRELFPVIAAAHPEFRDTLRQLEQDHSMIAHLLTGLQAALDRGASRTELNRHFEGIEAIMENHFRYEERRLLAVLESLTLDADPRDVLGPL, encoded by the coding sequence ATGGCTGAGGGCGAGAAGACCAGGCTGATCGCCTGGAGTCGGGAGCTGCACGCCGTCCACGAGCGGCTGCGCGAAGCCCTGAGGGTGACACGGCATGCGCTCGACAGCGGGGAGACGGCGGAGCCGTTCACCAGGGAACTGCTGTTGTTCTGCCATGGCTTCTGTACCGCGCTGACGGGGCATCACGAGGGTGAGGACCGCGAGTTGTTCCCCGTGATCGCCGCAGCCCACCCGGAGTTCCGCGACACCCTGCGGCAGCTGGAACAGGATCACTCCATGATCGCCCACCTGCTCACCGGGTTACAGGCGGCGCTGGATCGCGGTGCTTCCCGCACGGAGCTGAACCGGCACTTCGAGGGAATCGAAGCGATCATGGAGAACCACTTCCGCTACGAGGAACGCAGGCTGCTGGCGGTGCTTGAAAGCCTCACTCTCGACGCCGACCCCCGAGACGTCCTGGGGCCGCTGTGA
- a CDS encoding PIN domain nuclease — protein MNPARFLIDTSALAHLLRPDAERFGWDQAAAAGLIAVCPITELEFLFSARSADDRARIEDDLRLLFCWIPIDDGAYERARQVQEALTRRGQHRSAGAVDLVVAATAESRSLTLLHRDHDFDHIAAVTGQSTQWYGPDTGGS, from the coding sequence GTGAACCCGGCACGATTTCTGATCGACACCAGCGCGCTCGCCCATCTCCTGCGGCCGGACGCGGAACGGTTCGGCTGGGATCAGGCCGCAGCGGCCGGGCTCATCGCGGTGTGCCCGATCACCGAGCTGGAGTTTCTCTTCAGCGCTCGCAGCGCCGATGATCGTGCCAGGATCGAGGACGATCTGCGTCTGCTGTTCTGCTGGATACCCATCGACGATGGCGCCTACGAGCGTGCTCGGCAGGTGCAGGAGGCCCTCACCCGCCGAGGACAGCACCGAAGCGCCGGTGCTGTCGATCTCGTCGTGGCGGCCACCGCCGAGTCGCGCTCGCTCACCCTGCTCCATCGCGATCACGACTTCGACCACATCGCCGCTGTGACAGGCCAGTCCACGCAGTGGTACGGACCTGACACCGGCGGTTCGTAG
- a CDS encoding type II toxin-antitoxin system VapB family antitoxin gives MSRTVIDLDDQLVAEVAQALGTSTKKDTVNTALREVLQSRRRALALARLRTAAEEGAVDLGLLQDKADYRR, from the coding sequence ATGAGTCGCACCGTCATCGATCTCGACGATCAGCTGGTCGCCGAAGTGGCGCAGGCCCTTGGTACGAGCACGAAGAAGGACACTGTCAACACCGCCTTGCGTGAGGTGCTCCAGAGCCGTCGCCGCGCCTTGGCTCTCGCCCGTCTTCGCACGGCGGCGGAAGAGGGCGCTGTCGATCTCGGCCTCCTTCAGGACAAGGCCGACTACCGACGGTGA